In a single window of the Candidatus Methylomirabilota bacterium genome:
- a CDS encoding 3-deoxy-8-phosphooctulonate synthase — translation MTREVRIGDLTLGGGHPLMLAAGPCVIESEDHLLRVGEAIKAICEACGVPFILKSSYDKANRSSVRSFRGPGLDEGLRILERVKAKLDVPVLSDVHEVRQVSAAAQVLDMLQIPAFLCRQTDLLVAAAQSGRPVNVKKGQFLSPWEAGNIIDKLRSAGSEAIVLTERGSSFGYNNLVVDIRALPILRSFGYPVLFDVTHSVQLPGGAGDASGGQADFIPYLARAAVAAGIDGLFMEVHPDPAQAPSDGPAMLRLNALSGLLKQLLEVQQAVAPYVNSKEGLG, via the coding sequence ATGACAAGAGAAGTGCGGATTGGAGACCTCACGCTGGGCGGCGGTCATCCTCTTATGCTGGCGGCCGGCCCGTGCGTGATCGAAAGCGAGGATCACCTGCTCCGGGTCGGCGAGGCGATCAAGGCGATCTGTGAGGCGTGCGGGGTTCCCTTTATCCTCAAATCCTCCTACGATAAGGCCAATCGGTCGTCGGTCCGCTCGTTTCGTGGTCCCGGCCTGGACGAGGGATTACGCATCCTGGAGCGGGTGAAGGCGAAGCTGGACGTACCCGTACTCTCCGATGTCCACGAGGTCCGTCAGGTATCGGCGGCGGCGCAGGTGCTGGACATGCTGCAGATCCCGGCCTTCTTGTGTCGACAGACCGACCTGCTTGTGGCTGCGGCACAATCCGGCAGGCCGGTCAATGTCAAGAAGGGACAGTTTCTCTCGCCCTGGGAGGCCGGCAATATCATCGACAAACTCCGGTCCGCCGGCTCGGAGGCGATCGTCCTGACGGAGCGGGGCAGTAGCTTCGGCTATAACAACCTGGTGGTGGACATCCGTGCGCTTCCGATCCTGCGCAGTTTCGGCTATCCGGTCCTGTTTGATGTGACGCATAGCGTGCAACTGCCGGGCGGCGCAGGCGATGCCTCGGGAGGGCAGGCGGACTTCATCCCGTACCTGGCCAGGGCGGCCGTCGCGGCAGGGATCGATGGGCTCTTCATGGAGGTCCATCCCGACCCTGCTCAGGCGCCGAGCGACGGTCCCGCCATGCTCCGACTGAATGCGCTTTCGGGACTGCTGAAGCAGTTGCTGGAGGTTCAGCAGGCGGTAGCGCCATACGTGAACAGTAAGGAGGGTCTGGGGTAG
- the pyrG gene encoding CTP synthetase (CTP synthase; cytidine triphosphate synthetase; catalyzes the ATP-dependent amination of UTP to CTP with either L-glutamine or ammonia as the source of nitrogen; in Escherichia coli this enzyme forms a homotetramer): MATKFIFVTGGVLSSLGKGLASASIGCLLESRGVKVTILKCDPYINVDPGTMNPFQHGEVFVTDDGAETDLDLGHYERFTDHVMARWNNVTAGQIYHSVITKERRGDYLGATVQVIPHITDEIKRAIHRVAAGVDVVIVEVGGTVGDIESLPFLEAIRQFRSDVGRENVLYIHLTLVPYIAPAGELKSKPTQHSVKELLQIGIQPDILLCRTDRMLPKDLKAKVALFCNVSEKAVITAKDVSSIYEVPLVLRSEGLDAIIAEMLGLPQAEADLSAWETIVRRVKASTTDVTIAVVGKYLELKDSYKSLTEAIVHGGIANDCRVHIKAVDAETVARDGVKEHLHDAAGILVPGGFGSRGVEGKIAAIAFAREERIPFFGICLGMQCAVIEFARHVCGLQGANSREFDPNSAYPVIDLMPEQRGLTSLGGTMRLGAYPCRIVVPSIAHQAYGLTEISERHRHRYEVNNDYREILERHGMRLSGFSPDNMLVEMIELPDHPWFVGGQFHPEFQSGPKRPHPLFREFIKASLQRQENGV; encoded by the coding sequence ATGGCGACAAAGTTCATCTTTGTGACCGGTGGCGTTCTGTCATCGCTCGGCAAGGGATTGGCCTCCGCCTCTATCGGGTGTTTGTTGGAAAGCCGCGGCGTAAAGGTCACCATCCTCAAGTGCGATCCCTACATCAACGTCGATCCCGGGACCATGAATCCCTTCCAGCATGGGGAGGTGTTTGTGACCGATGACGGCGCCGAGACCGATCTCGACCTGGGCCATTACGAGCGGTTTACCGACCATGTGATGGCCAGGTGGAACAATGTGACTGCGGGTCAGATCTATCATTCAGTCATCACGAAGGAGCGGCGCGGCGACTACCTGGGCGCTACGGTCCAGGTCATCCCGCATATCACCGATGAAATCAAGCGCGCGATCCACCGGGTTGCTGCAGGCGTGGATGTCGTGATCGTTGAGGTCGGCGGAACGGTCGGCGATATCGAGAGCCTCCCATTCCTCGAGGCAATACGACAGTTCAGGAGCGACGTCGGGCGCGAGAATGTCCTGTATATCCACCTGACCCTGGTGCCATATATTGCGCCGGCCGGCGAACTGAAGTCGAAGCCGACCCAGCACAGCGTGAAGGAGCTGCTGCAGATCGGGATCCAGCCGGATATCCTGCTGTGCCGGACGGATCGAATGCTCCCCAAGGACCTCAAGGCCAAGGTGGCGCTGTTCTGCAACGTTTCGGAAAAGGCGGTCATCACCGCAAAGGATGTGAGCAGCATCTATGAGGTCCCGTTGGTCCTGCGCAGTGAAGGGTTGGATGCCATTATCGCCGAGATGCTCGGCCTGCCGCAGGCTGAGGCCGATCTGAGCGCCTGGGAGACCATCGTTCGAAGGGTGAAGGCATCGACGACCGATGTGACGATTGCGGTGGTCGGGAAATACCTCGAGCTCAAGGACTCGTACAAGAGCCTGACCGAGGCCATCGTGCACGGCGGCATTGCCAACGACTGCCGGGTCCATATCAAAGCGGTCGATGCCGAGACGGTGGCGCGTGACGGAGTAAAAGAGCACCTGCACGATGCGGCCGGCATCCTGGTTCCTGGAGGCTTTGGAAGTCGGGGGGTTGAGGGGAAGATTGCGGCCATCGCCTTTGCCCGCGAGGAGCGTATTCCCTTCTTCGGTATCTGCCTCGGGATGCAGTGCGCGGTCATCGAGTTCGCCCGGCACGTGTGCGGCCTGCAGGGCGCCAACAGCCGCGAGTTTGATCCGAACTCAGCTTATCCGGTCATTGATCTCATGCCTGAGCAGCGGGGCCTGACCAGCCTGGGAGGCACCATGCGGCTGGGGGCGTACCCGTGTCGTATCGTTGTGCCGTCCATAGCCCACCAGGCCTATGGGCTCACTGAGATCAGCGAACGCCACCGCCATCGCTATGAGGTCAACAACGACTATCGGGAGATCCTGGAGCGCCACGGCATGCGGCTGAGCGGTTTTTCTCCGGACAACATGCTTGTAGAGATGATCGAGCTTCCGGATCACCCATGGTTTGTCGGCGGCCAATTCCACCCGGAGTTTCAATCAGGCCCCAAGCGACCCCATCCGCTGTTCCGTGAGTTCATCAAGGCCTCATTACAACGGCAGGAAAACGGGGTATAG
- a CDS encoding four helix bundle protein — MNSFKELTVWQNAYRLALEVYRITCAFPSSEQYGLASQMKRASVSIPSNIAEGYKRQSRKEYLQFLSIASGSAGELETQLLLSGDLGFLDIEDFQRVSKLSEEVSKGLGNLIKALKSPRSPNPKPQTPNPPK, encoded by the coding sequence CTGAACAGCTTTAAGGAGTTGACGGTCTGGCAAAATGCGTATCGCCTGGCGCTTGAAGTGTACCGGATCACCTGCGCATTTCCCTCTTCAGAACAATACGGATTGGCTTCCCAGATGAAGCGAGCGAGTGTATCAATCCCGTCAAACATTGCAGAGGGATACAAGCGTCAGTCTCGAAAAGAGTACCTGCAGTTCCTGTCGATCGCCAGTGGTTCCGCGGGGGAGTTGGAAACACAATTGCTTCTCTCAGGGGACTTAGGGTTCCTCGATATTGAAGACTTTCAAAGAGTGTCAAAACTATCTGAAGAGGTTTCAAAAGGGCTGGGCAATCTGATCAAAGCCCTGAAATCCCCTCGTTCCCCAAACCCCAAACCCCAAACCCCAAACCCTCCGAAATGA